The DNA region CTATTACGGTCGGTACAAAATGAAGACATACACGGGCCACTATGTCGAAAACGAGAGAAACACCAATACACCATCCtacaaagtaaaaaaaaacttgCGAGAAAATAAAagcaatcaaaaataaataaataaaatcatcgtAGTAATCAAATCCCACACTAACACACGTTTCGCGATGAAAAACTTTTGCAAAGTCATCATAATTATGGCCCGTTAAATTTTCAATCTCTTTATCTAGTTGCTTCAATCCAACATCCAACAAGAATGATTTGATGAATTGTGGTAAAACTCCACATATTTCAATTAAAGGGGAAACAGACAATGATCTTTCtacaatatatatgtttttcaaGGCAGCTACTTTTACACTTTTgcttttatattttgatttggtGTGAATACTTGTCAAATTATGGTAACTCAAGTTGATCATAATGGCAGGAGAGAATATGATTTCACCTACATCTTTACAATATTCATTTCCATATGCATGTTTTATTGTAAGGGGGAtataacattgttttttttggatggtattatataaattttctcaCACTCTTAACATCTCAAGGAACATTgagatcttttttttttcaaaacaaacaaaagtgTCTccaagatttatttttttaatttgccttgtaaatataaattgataaacAAAATGCTTAAAATTGCGCTTGAACGTTCTCTCCCATTATTACCATCTCGACTCACTCCACCAAAACCACTAGCAACCAACACCTTCATTTGCATCACTGCTCACACTTACGCATTCTTTAAAACCAACATCACTCCGACACAAAAACTTCCACTAGCTTCAAATCCAACTCCACCTTTGACTCCAATTCCGCCCCCCCTAACTAAAACCATCACCTCCACCAGCACCACCACCTATGCATCTTTTGacaccaccaccaccacaaTGGACTCCAACTCCACCACCAAAACCGCCTCCTAACCCTCCGTGATAACCTAAACCATCTCCTCCCAGTCCTCCTTGATGAACTAAGCCACCTTTGTTGCCTAATCCCCCACCAAGACCATCTGCTCTCCTAGTCCTCCTTGATGACCTAACCACCTTTGTTCCCTAATCCACCACCAACAGTACCATCTCCTAGACCTACATGGCGGCCTAAACCGCCTCCCAAACCACCTCCACTTCCAAGCCTAACACCAGCAATGTCTCCTAAACCTTCTCCGCCGCCTTCCAGCTTCGACACCTCCAAGTTTCCCACCATTGATGAACCTATCCCTAAAACCCTTCTTGTAGATCCCATGTCCTAAACCTCCTCCAAAGCCTCGACGGTGATCCTCACTCTCCACTTCATGACCCACGGTTGCAAGAACTTTACCAAGGAGGACCCAATTGCAAAGATCAAGACTCCTCCCTGACTCACCAAAACCCTCATGATATTCatgcaagaaagaaagaaaagcacGAGAGCTTCAGTCTGAAAAAAAGAGATGTGATCAGGAGTTTATATACATGATCAGA from Impatiens glandulifera chromosome 5, dImpGla2.1, whole genome shotgun sequence includes:
- the LOC124939408 gene encoding glycine-rich cell wall structural protein-like — protein: MGSTRRVLGIGSSMVGNLEVSKLEGGGEGLGDIAGVRLGSGGGLGGGLGRHVGLGDGTVGGGLGNKGNKGGLVHQGGLGGDGLGYHGGLGGGFGGGVGVHCGGGGVKRCIGGGAGGGDGFS